From Phragmites australis chromosome 5, lpPhrAust1.1, whole genome shotgun sequence, a single genomic window includes:
- the LOC133918475 gene encoding 4-coumarate--CoA ligase 3-like, with the protein MGSVAAAPEESVVFRSKLPDIEINSSMPLHTYCFGKMAEVADRPCLIDGQTGASFTYAEVESLSRRAASGLRRMGVRKGDVVMNLLRNCPEFAFSFLGAARLGAATTTANPFYTPHEIHRQAEAAGAKVIITEACAVEKVREFAAERGVPVVTVDGRFDGCVEFRQVIEAEEMEADAEIHPDDVVALPYSSGTTGLPKGVMLTHRSLITSVAQQVDGENPNLYFSKDDVLLCLLPLFHIYSLNSVLLPGLRAGSAIVIMRKFDLGALVDLVRKHGITIAPFVPPIVVEIAKSPRVTAEDLASIRMVMSGAAPMGKELQDSFMAKIPNAVLGQGYGMTEAGPVLAMCLAFAKEPFEVKSGSCGTVVRNAELKIVDPDTGASLGRNLPGEICIRGEQIMKGYLNDPESTKNTIDRDGWLHTGDIGYVDDDDEIFIVDRLKEIIKYKGFQVAPAELEALLITHPEIKDAAVVSMKDDLAGEFPVAFIVRTEDSEVTENEIKQFVAKEVVFYKKIHKVFFTDSIPKNPSGKILRKDLRARLATGVH; encoded by the exons ATGGGTtccgtggcggcggcgccggaggagtCGGTGGTGTTCCGTTCGAAGCTGCCGGACATCGAGATCAACAGCAGCATGCCTCTGCACACCTACTGCTTCGGCAAGATGGCGGAGGTGGCGGACCGGCCCTGCCTCATCGACGGACAGACCGGCGCGTCCTTCACCTACGCGGAGGTGGAGTCCCTGTCGCGGCGCGCCGCGTCGGGGCTGCGCCGGATGGGCGTGCGCAAGGGCGACGTGGTCATGAACCTGCTCCGCAACTGCCCCGAGTTCGCCTTCTCGTTCCTCGGCGCGGCGCGGCTGGGCGCGGCCACGACCACGGCCAACCCGTTCTACACCCCGCACGAGATCCACCGGCAGGCGGAGGCGGCAGGCGCCAAGGTGATCATCACCGAGGCCTGCGCCGTGGAGAAGGTGCGGGAGTTCGCGGCGGAGAGGGGCGTTCCCGTGGTCACCGTGGACGGGCGGTTCGACGGGTGCGTGGAGTTCCGGCAGGTGATCGAGGCCGAGGAGATGGAGGCCGACGCCGAAATCCACCCCGACGACGTCGTCGCCCTGCCCTACTCGTCCGGCACCACCGGCCTCCCCAAGGGCGTCATGCTCACCCACCGCAGCCTCATCACCAGCGTCGCGCAGCAG GTGGATGGCGAGAACCCCAACCTGTACTTCAGCAAGGACGACGTGCTGCTGTGCCTGCTGCCTCTGTTCCACATCTACTCGCTCAACTCCGTGCTGCTCCCCGGCCTGCGCGCGGGCTCCGCCATCGTGATCATGCGCAAGTTCGACCTCGGCGCGCTCGTAGACCTGGTGCGAAAGCACGGCATCACCATCGCCCCCTTCGTGCCGCCGATCGTGGTGGAGATCGCCAAGAGCCCCCGGGTCACCGCCGAGGACCTCGCCTCCATCCGCATGGTCATGTCCGGCGCCGCGCCCATGGGCAAGGAGCTCCAGGACTCCTTCATGGCCAAGATCCCCAATGCCGTGCTCGGACAG GGATACGGGATGACCGAGGCAGGGCCTGTGCTGGCAATGTGCCTGGCCTTCGCCAAGGAGCCGTTCGAGGTCAAGTCCGGGTCGTGCGGAACGGTGGTGCGGAACGCCGAGCTGAAGATCGTCGACCCCGACACCGGCGCCTCCCTCGGCCGGAACCTGCCCGGCGAGATCTGCATCCGCGGGGAGCAAATCATGAAAG GTTACCTGAACGACCCAGAGTCCACAAAGAACACCATTGACAGGGACGGCTGGCTGCACACCGGCGACATCGGTTacgtcgacgacgacgacgagatCTTCATCGTTGACAGGCTCAAGGAGATCATCAAGTACAAGGGGTTCCAGGTGGCACCTGCAGAGCTCGAAGCCCTCCTCATCACGCACCCGGAGATCAAGGACGCCGCCGTCGTATC AATGAAGGATGATCTTGCTGGTGAGTTCCCGGTTGCCTTCATCGTGCGGACAGAAGATTCTGAAGTCACCGAGAATGAGATCAAGCAATTTGTTGCAAAGGAG GTTGTTTTCTACAAGAAGATCCACAAGGTCTTCTTCACCGACTCCATCCCAAAGAACCCTTCGGGCAAGATCCTAAGGAAGGACTTGAGAGCCAGGCTCGCCACCGGTGTCCACTGA